CCGATGGACGGATAGCCCTGGCGGTGCAGGCGGTTGACGGGAATGCGCCGGCTTTCGGCATATTCCCACACCTGGGCGCTGCTCCAGAACGTCAGGGGGTTGATTTTGAGGATGCCACCGTGGGCGGCGTCGCTTTCCAGGGGGGCGATGGCGTCGCGGGTGACGCTCTGTTCGCGGCGCAGGCCGGTGATCCAGCCAGAGAGGCCTTCCAGGGCGCGCCCCAGGGGTTCGATTTTGCGGATGCGGCAGCATTCCTTGCGGTTTTCGAGGCTTTCGCGAAAGCTGAACAGACCTTTGCTGCGTTCCAGGGTTTCCACCGCTTCGCGCTTGGGAAAATACCAGTCGATCTTGATTCCGTAGCGCTCGCGCACGGCCTCGGCCACCTCGTAGGTTTCTTCGTTGAGGCGGCCGGTGTCGAGGGCGAAAACGCGCACGGAGCGATCCACTTCCTGGAGCAGGTCGATGATCACCACGTCCTCGACGCTGAAGGAGCAGGCCAGGGCGACGGGGCCACCCGCAGCTTGCAGGCCGGCGCGCAGAATCGTCTGGGGGGAATGCTCTTCCGTGAGGTGGGGCAGCGGCGAACCTGACTGAGTCACAGTAGTCTCCTGGGGAAAGCTTGGTTGTTTGATTCGTTGATTGACCGGTAAATCATATTTGTCTGCTGTGGAATTGTCAAGAATAAAATGTGCAAAATTGTCGGGTAATTTGGAGTTGTAAACTTTATAAAATTTATGTAGTAACTGGGGGCGGGTTTGTTGAAGATGCGGAAGGTGGATATTTCAGTGCAGGGAAAATTGACCTCCAGCGCGGCTGGAGTATAATAAAAACAAACAAAGAAGATTTGCGAAGGCCGCCTATGGCCTTCTTTTGCCCTGGACAGCTTTCCCTCCTAGTGTCCGGGGTTTTTTTCAGCGGACAAAAAAATGGCCGAACCCGGTGTGGGGTTCGGCCACTTCAATCAGATGGATAGGGGGGGGTCAGACCGCCGGCGGCGCGCTGAGGTTTTGCAGGTGAGGTAGCGCGGCGATATTCTCTTCTTCCATGGAGGATAGGCGGGCAAAGGTGTATTCGGCGAGCACCCGCGTCATCTCGTCGCGAATGTGCCGCCAGGCGCCATGCACGGGACAGAAGACGTCGCGTGCGCAGGAGCCTTCCCCCATCAGGCACTGGTTGATGTAAATGGGACCTTCCTCGGCCTCAACCACATCGAGTAGCGTAATGCGTTCGGGGGAGCGAGCCAGGTAAAAGCCGCCGCCGACGCCGCGCTGCGAGCCGACGATGCCCGCTTTGATCAACGGTTGTAGAATCTTGGTGAGAAACGCCGGGGTGATGTTCTGCGTCTGGCAGATGTCCTTTTTCAGAACAATTTCGCCTTCGGGTTGCTTGGCCAGATACAGCACCGCCCGGATGGCATATTCGGTTGCGCGCGTAATGAGCACGTTGCTGCCTCCCTGGATTGTTAACCACTTAGGTTATGGATACTCGGCCCTGTCGTATTTGTCAAGTTTTTCAAGGTTTATGCCCGGCCTTCCGGGCTTGACAGGGGAGCGGTCCAGCGGCAAGATGCTGATATTGTCAATGCATTGAACCTGGATCCGTGAGATCCGAACGGGCAAGAGCGCAAGTCATTGACCTGCCTAAGCATTCAAAAAATCGCCGATGAACCTATGGGTGCACCTCAGATTTTTTGAAACACTTATTCAGGCCNCCTGGATCCGTGAGATCCGAACGGGCAAGAGCGCAAGTCATTGACCTGCCTAAGCATTCAAAAAATCGCCGATGAACCTATGGGTGCACCTCAGATTTTTTGAAACACTTATTCAAGCCAAGCACTGGCACTCTTTTCCCGCCCAGATCTCACGGATCCAGGTTGAAGTGATTTGAGCGAAGATGACATTTTCTGAAAAGACACTTGTCGTCGGCCGCTTTGCCCCGAGTCCGACCGGCCCTCTGCATATTGGCTCCCTGGTGGCGGCGGTGGGCAGTTACTGCTTGGCGCGGCGCGATGGTGGGCGCTGGCTGGTGCGCATGGAGGATCTCGATGCGCCGCGGGTCGTGCCCGGGGCCGCGGAAGATATCCTGCGGACCTTGGAAGCTTTCGGTCTGTGCTGGGATGGTGCGGTTCTCT
The window above is part of the Geoalkalibacter ferrihydriticus DSM 17813 genome. Proteins encoded here:
- a CDS encoding phosphoadenylyl-sulfate reductase produces the protein MTQSGSPLPHLTEEHSPQTILRAGLQAAGGPVALACSFSVEDVVIIDLLQEVDRSVRVFALDTGRLNEETYEVAEAVRERYGIKIDWYFPKREAVETLERSKGLFSFRESLENRKECCRIRKIEPLGRALEGLSGWITGLRREQSVTRDAIAPLESDAAHGGILKINPLTFWSSAQVWEYAESRRIPVNRLHRQGYPSIGCAPCTRAVQPGEDERAGRWWWENPEHKECGLHRR
- a CDS encoding RrF2 family transcriptional regulator — its product is MLITRATEYAIRAVLYLAKQPEGEIVLKKDICQTQNITPAFLTKILQPLIKAGIVGSQRGVGGGFYLARSPERITLLDVVEAEEGPIYINQCLMGEGSCARDVFCPVHGAWRHIRDEMTRVLAEYTFARLSSMEEENIAALPHLQNLSAPPAV